The Novipirellula caenicola genome includes a region encoding these proteins:
- a CDS encoding ABC transporter ATP-binding protein, with translation MNEPAVHVENLSKRYQLGLTHADSLTDLAAGLTRKLKSILPGRQHTDRSTDAPSKQHEFWAVRDVNFDVQPGEVFGIIGRNGAGKSTLLKLISRVTSPTTGRIDLNGRVASLLEVGTGFHPDLTGRENIYMNATLLGMTRREVNQKFDEIIEFAGVGKFLETQVKRYSSGMRVRLGFAVAAHLEPEILIVDEVLTVGDAEFQNKCLGKMKSVATGGRTVLFVSHNMGAIRSLCSRACLMEQGRTAKIGEINDVVGHYLQQQGDQIGAVRNWPDGTTINIGGTPCLRPLRFATYTSNSEPTAVFSTDQAIELRLDFELLRPMAGLRVGVLVRNADNVTLFGSNTTLAEDLRSKKYQVSCSVPGNLLNRGTYTVDLGVDCVPTHIEAFQDEECIRFDVSDVEGHGITAEPLPGVVRPKLKWTVEEWAGF, from the coding sequence ATGAATGAACCAGCCGTCCATGTCGAAAACCTTTCTAAGCGATACCAACTCGGGTTAACCCATGCGGACTCGTTGACGGATTTAGCTGCTGGCTTGACTCGCAAGCTCAAATCGATTCTTCCGGGGCGGCAGCATACCGATCGCTCCACAGACGCCCCTTCAAAGCAACACGAATTCTGGGCCGTTCGGGACGTCAACTTTGACGTGCAACCCGGGGAGGTCTTTGGAATCATCGGCCGCAACGGGGCTGGCAAGAGCACGCTGCTAAAACTGATTTCACGCGTCACTAGCCCCACCACGGGCAGGATTGACCTAAATGGACGCGTCGCCAGCCTGTTGGAAGTGGGCACCGGATTTCATCCCGACTTGACGGGTCGTGAAAACATCTACATGAACGCGACGCTGCTGGGAATGACGCGGCGAGAAGTCAACCAAAAGTTTGATGAGATCATCGAATTCGCAGGCGTTGGCAAATTCCTTGAAACGCAGGTCAAACGTTACTCATCGGGAATGAGAGTCCGACTCGGTTTTGCGGTCGCCGCACACCTTGAACCCGAGATCCTGATCGTTGACGAAGTCTTGACGGTGGGTGATGCCGAATTCCAAAACAAGTGCCTCGGCAAAATGAAAAGTGTGGCGACGGGCGGACGCACGGTGCTGTTCGTCAGCCACAACATGGGTGCGATACGAAGCCTGTGTTCCCGTGCCTGCCTGATGGAGCAGGGACGCACTGCTAAAATCGGCGAAATCAACGACGTCGTTGGACACTATCTACAGCAGCAAGGCGACCAGATCGGGGCGGTTAGAAACTGGCCCGACGGAACAACCATCAACATCGGAGGCACCCCCTGCCTACGGCCGCTTCGCTTCGCAACCTACACCTCGAATAGCGAACCGACTGCGGTATTTTCGACTGACCAAGCCATCGAATTGCGGCTTGACTTTGAACTCCTGCGTCCCATGGCCGGTCTTCGTGTCGGCGTCCTCGTTCGCAATGCAGACAACGTCACGCTGTTTGGCTCGAACACCACATTGGCCGAAGACCTCCGCAGCAAGAAGTATCAAGTTTCCTGCAGCGTCCCTGGAAACCTGCTCAACCGAGGCACCTACACCGTCGATCTAGGAGTGGACTGCGTACCGACCCATATCGAAGCCTTCCAAGACGAAGAGTGCATTCGATTCGATGTATCGGATGTCGAGGGACACGGCATCACCGCAGAACCGCTGCCGGGCGTGGTACGGCCTAAACTGAAATGGACCGTCGAAGAATGGGCTGGCTTCTGA